The following coding sequences are from one Bradyrhizobium sp. 200 window:
- the pcaD gene encoding 3-oxoadipate enol-lactonase: MPMIDADGCLLNVSVEGRDGGPTLMLSNSLGSTMQMWEPQMKALTQVFRVIRYDRRGHGKSNVPPGPYSLERFGRDVLAILDDLNIAKAHWCGLSMGGMVGQWLGANASDRFGKIVLANTTCYYPDPTRWNDRIKAVKQGGIAAVADAVMAGWLTADFREREPQIAANMKAMMLTTPVEGYIACCEALSTLDQRELLPKIKSPTLIIAGRHDMSTTIADAEFMRSRIPGASMTLLDAAHISNVEQPHAFTEALVGFLTQR, translated from the coding sequence ATGCCGATGATCGACGCCGACGGGTGCCTGCTCAACGTATCCGTCGAAGGCCGCGACGGCGGACCGACGCTGATGCTGTCGAATTCGCTGGGCTCGACCATGCAGATGTGGGAGCCGCAGATGAAGGCGCTGACGCAGGTCTTCCGCGTCATCCGCTACGACCGGCGCGGCCATGGCAAGTCGAACGTGCCGCCCGGGCCCTATTCGCTGGAACGCTTCGGCCGCGACGTGCTGGCGATCCTCGACGACCTCAACATCGCAAAGGCCCATTGGTGCGGCCTGTCGATGGGCGGCATGGTCGGGCAATGGCTGGGCGCCAACGCGTCAGACAGATTCGGCAAGATCGTGCTGGCCAACACCACCTGCTATTACCCGGACCCGACGCGCTGGAACGACCGCATCAAGGCGGTGAAGCAAGGCGGCATCGCCGCGGTCGCGGATGCCGTGATGGCGGGCTGGCTGACGGCGGATTTCCGCGAGCGCGAGCCGCAGATCGCCGCCAACATGAAGGCGATGATGCTGACCACGCCGGTCGAGGGCTACATTGCCTGCTGCGAAGCGCTGTCGACGCTCGACCAGCGCGAGCTGCTGCCCAAGATCAAGAGCCCGACGCTCATCATCGCCGGCCGCCACGACATGTCGACGACGATCGCGGACGCCGAATTCATGCGCAGCCGGATTCCCGGCGCCAGCATGACGCTGCTCGACGCCGCGCATATTTCCAACGTCGAGCAACCGCATGCCTTCACCGAAGCGCTGGTGGGCTTTCTGACGCAACGCTGA
- a CDS encoding XdhC family protein, which translates to MLNRDEDILQAAENWQKAGHGVALATVVETWGSAPRPAGSSLVINDDGTFLGSVSGGCVEGAVVTEALDVIASGKPRMLEFGVADETAWNVGLSCGGTIRVFVEKVGQS; encoded by the coding sequence ATGCTCAACCGCGACGAAGACATTCTGCAGGCCGCCGAGAACTGGCAAAAAGCCGGCCACGGCGTCGCGCTTGCGACCGTGGTCGAGACCTGGGGCTCGGCCCCGAGGCCGGCCGGCTCCAGCCTTGTCATCAATGACGACGGCACATTCCTGGGCTCCGTCTCCGGCGGCTGCGTCGAGGGCGCCGTGGTCACCGAGGCGCTGGACGTGATCGCCAGCGGCAAGCCCAGGATGCTGGAATTTGGCGTCGCCGACGAGACCGCCTGGAACGTCGGGCTGTCCTGCGGCGGCACCATCCGCGTCTTCGTCGAGAAGGTGGGCCAGTCGTGA
- a CDS encoding 3-carboxy-cis,cis-muconate cycloisomerase: MSTSLSPLLAPMLSSTAMRAVCDDVAALQNMLDFEAALARAEAALGVIPADAAGPITNACRAESFDLAALAEAATKSGNLAIPLVKALTANVAKADTEAARYVHWGATSQDVIDTGAMLGLRAGIDALLADIDRAIAGFAGLARQHRHTAAVARTWLQHALPMPFGLKLAEYAAALHRSKLRLQRLRSEALALQFGGAAGTLAALGDKGLAVAERLAQELNLPLPDAPWHTHRDRIAEAASVFAIIAGTCGKIARDVSLMMQTDVGEAFEPSGEGRGGSSTMPHKRNPVAAASALAAATMAPNLAATIFAAQVQDHERSAGPWHAEWPTLPTLLLVTSGGLAAIVDIAEGLEVDAARMRVNLDATRGLIMAEAVAMALAEKIGKSEAHHLVEAASKIAVAEKRDLREVLTMNFGVAPDKFAKLFEPMAYQGASQALIDRLLASIDKG; the protein is encoded by the coding sequence ATGAGCACGTCCCTATCCCCCCTGCTGGCCCCGATGCTGTCGAGCACGGCGATGCGCGCGGTCTGCGACGATGTCGCAGCCTTGCAAAACATGCTGGATTTCGAGGCGGCGCTGGCGCGCGCCGAGGCCGCGCTCGGGGTGATTCCGGCTGATGCGGCGGGGCCGATCACGAATGCGTGCCGGGCCGAATCGTTCGATCTGGCCGCGCTGGCCGAGGCCGCGACAAAGTCCGGCAATCTTGCGATCCCCCTCGTCAAGGCGCTGACCGCCAATGTCGCCAAGGCGGATACCGAAGCGGCGCGTTACGTCCATTGGGGTGCGACCAGCCAGGACGTCATCGATACCGGCGCCATGCTCGGCCTGCGCGCCGGCATCGACGCGCTGCTTGCAGACATCGATCGCGCCATTGCCGGCTTTGCCGGGCTGGCGCGTCAACACCGCCATACCGCCGCGGTCGCCCGCACCTGGCTGCAACACGCCTTGCCCATGCCGTTCGGACTGAAGCTCGCCGAATATGCCGCGGCGCTGCACCGTTCGAAGCTACGGCTGCAGCGCCTGCGCAGCGAGGCGCTGGCGCTGCAATTCGGCGGCGCCGCCGGCACGCTCGCCGCCCTCGGCGACAAGGGACTGGCGGTCGCGGAACGGCTGGCGCAGGAGCTGAACCTGCCTTTGCCCGATGCGCCCTGGCATACCCACCGCGACCGCATCGCGGAAGCGGCTTCCGTGTTCGCCATCATCGCCGGCACCTGCGGCAAGATCGCGCGCGATGTGTCGCTGATGATGCAGACCGATGTCGGCGAAGCGTTCGAGCCGTCGGGCGAAGGCCGCGGCGGCTCCTCCACTATGCCGCACAAGCGCAATCCGGTGGCGGCGGCCAGTGCGCTTGCCGCAGCCACCATGGCCCCCAATCTCGCGGCGACGATCTTTGCCGCGCAGGTGCAGGACCACGAACGCAGCGCCGGCCCGTGGCACGCGGAATGGCCGACGCTGCCGACGCTGCTGCTGGTCACGTCAGGCGGGCTGGCCGCAATCGTCGATATCGCGGAGGGGCTGGAAGTCGATGCCGCGCGGATGCGCGTCAATCTCGACGCGACCCGCGGATTGATTATGGCCGAAGCGGTGGCGATGGCGCTGGCTGAAAAGATCGGCAAGAGCGAGGCGCATCATCTAGTGGAGGCCGCTAGCAAGATAGCTGTTGCCGAAAAGAGAGATCTGCGCGAGGTCCTAACAATGAATTTTGGCGTCGCTCCCGACAAGTTCGCAAAACTTTTCGAGCCGATGGCCTATCAGGGCGCCTCGCAGGCCCTGATCGACCGCCTGCTCGCTTCAATCGACAAAGGCTGA
- a CDS encoding carbon monoxide dehydrogenase subunit G yields the protein MAMTMNGEVQLAASREAVWAKLNDPEVLKACIPGCEELEKTEDNGFRATAKMKVGPVSARFKGKVTLSDLDPPNGYRISGEGEGGVAGFAKGGATVALSEKDGGTLLSYNVEAQIGGKLAQLGQRLINGAAKKLADEFFANFGKAVQG from the coding sequence ATGGCCATGACGATGAACGGCGAAGTCCAGCTTGCGGCGTCGCGCGAGGCCGTGTGGGCCAAGCTGAACGATCCGGAGGTGCTGAAGGCCTGCATTCCCGGCTGCGAGGAACTGGAAAAGACCGAGGACAACGGCTTCCGCGCCACCGCCAAAATGAAGGTCGGGCCAGTCTCCGCCCGCTTCAAGGGCAAGGTCACGCTGAGCGATCTCGACCCGCCCAACGGTTACAGGATCTCGGGCGAAGGCGAGGGCGGCGTCGCTGGCTTCGCCAAGGGGGGCGCCACGGTGGCGCTGTCCGAAAAGGATGGCGGCACGCTGCTGAGCTATAATGTCGAGGCGCAGATCGGCGGCAAGCTGGCCCAGCTTGGACAGCGGCTGATCAACGGCGCGGCCAAGAAGCTGGCCGACGAATTCTTCGCCAATTTCGGCAAGGCCGTGCAAGGCTGA
- a CDS encoding VWA domain-containing protein, giving the protein MTTIDHLNPPTGHMADNVVGFARALRAAGIPVGPGAVIDALNALQVVEIGNRADVYATLEAIFVKRHEHMLIFAQAFDLFFRAAEDWKHMLDSVPLPDHARKKPPPASRRVQEALAQPSMRDEEQQVQEQELRLSVSDKEILQKKDFAQMSAAEIAEVTRAIANMKLPQAELRTRRYRPDAKGLKLDMRRTLRSSLRTGGEIIDIRKLGRIEKPAPIVALLDISGSMSEYTRLFLHFLHAITDARKRVSVFLFGTRLTNVTRALRARDPDEALASCSSSVEDWAGGTRIATSLHSFNKLWGRRVLGQGAIVLLISDGLEREADDKLAFEMDRLHRSCRRLIWLNPLLRYSGFEAKAQGIKMMLPHVDEFRPVHNLTSMEGLIEALSAPPPPHHRSLIRSAA; this is encoded by the coding sequence ATGACCACCATCGATCATCTCAATCCGCCGACCGGCCACATGGCCGACAATGTCGTTGGCTTCGCGCGTGCGCTGCGCGCCGCCGGCATCCCGGTCGGCCCCGGCGCCGTCATCGACGCGCTCAACGCGCTGCAGGTGGTCGAGATCGGCAACCGCGCCGATGTCTACGCCACGCTGGAGGCGATTTTCGTCAAGCGGCACGAGCATATGCTGATCTTCGCGCAGGCCTTCGACCTGTTCTTCCGCGCCGCCGAAGACTGGAAGCACATGCTGGATTCGGTGCCGCTGCCGGACCACGCCAGGAAGAAACCGCCGCCGGCCTCGCGCCGGGTGCAGGAGGCCTTGGCGCAGCCCTCGATGCGCGACGAGGAGCAGCAGGTCCAGGAGCAGGAACTTCGGCTGTCGGTTTCCGACAAGGAGATACTGCAGAAAAAGGACTTTGCGCAGATGAGTGCGGCGGAGATCGCCGAGGTCACCCGCGCCATCGCCAATATGAAGCTGCCGCAGGCCGAGCTGCGCACCCGCCGCTACCGGCCGGACGCCAAGGGGCTCAAGCTCGACATGCGGCGCACGCTGCGTAGCTCGTTGCGTACCGGCGGCGAGATCATCGATATCCGAAAACTCGGCCGGATCGAGAAGCCGGCGCCGATCGTGGCGCTCTTGGATATCTCGGGATCGATGAGCGAATATACCCGCCTGTTCCTGCATTTCCTCCATGCCATCACCGACGCCCGCAAGCGCGTCTCCGTGTTCCTGTTCGGCACAAGGCTCACCAATGTGACGCGGGCGCTGCGGGCGCGCGACCCTGATGAGGCGCTGGCGAGCTGCTCGTCCTCGGTGGAGGACTGGGCCGGCGGCACCCGCATTGCCACCTCGCTGCACAGCTTCAACAAATTGTGGGGCCGGCGGGTGCTGGGGCAGGGCGCCATCGTGCTGCTGATTTCCGACGGGCTGGAGCGCGAGGCCGACGACAAGCTGGCCTTCGAGATGGACCGGCTGCACAGGTCTTGCCGGCGCCTGATCTGGCTCAATCCGCTGCTGCGCTACAGCGGCTTCGAGGCCAAGGCGCAGGGCATCAAAATGATGCTGCCGCACGTTGACGAATTCCGCCCGGTGCATAACTTGACATCGATGGAAGGGCTGATCGAGGCGCTTTCGGCGCCGCCCCCGCCGCACCATCGCAGCCTGATCCGATCGGCAGCCTGA
- a CDS encoding (2Fe-2S)-binding protein — MAKISLIVNGNPVNANIDSRTLLVQLLRENLRLTGTHVGCDTSQCGACVVHLDGKAVKSCTTLAVMADGHEVRTIEGLAADGAPLHPMQEAFREHHGLQCGFCTPGMIMTAVDLVHRKGHDLSEHVIREELEGNLCRCTGYQNIVTSIAAGAKAMAKSDLA; from the coding sequence ATGGCCAAGATTTCCCTGATCGTGAACGGTAATCCCGTAAACGCCAATATCGATTCCCGTACCCTGCTGGTCCAGTTGCTGCGGGAAAATCTGCGCCTGACGGGCACCCATGTCGGCTGCGACACCTCGCAGTGCGGCGCCTGCGTCGTGCATCTCGACGGCAAGGCAGTGAAGTCCTGCACCACGCTCGCTGTCATGGCCGACGGCCATGAGGTTCGCACCATCGAGGGTCTGGCCGCGGACGGCGCGCCGCTGCATCCGATGCAGGAGGCCTTCCGCGAGCATCACGGCCTGCAATGCGGCTTCTGCACCCCCGGCATGATCATGACCGCGGTCGATCTGGTGCATCGCAAGGGCCATGACCTCTCCGAGCACGTCATCCGCGAAGAGCTTGAAGGCAATCTGTGCCGCTGCACCGGCTATCAGAACATCGTCACCTCGATCGCCGCCGGCGCCAAGGCGATGGCCAAATCCGATCTCGCTTAA
- a CDS encoding MoxR family ATPase has translation MSASALPTSVDGMLELLTSRGYLAERSLATVTYLSLRMGRPLFLEGEAGVGKTEIAKVLSAALGRKLIRLQCYEGLDVASAVYEWSSAAQMIAIRLAEAAGDTDRDQLSSDIFAERFLIKRPLLQALEPDVAGAPVLLIDELDRADEAFEAYLLEILSDFQVTIPEFGTIKAPQPPIVIITSNRTREIHDALKRRCLYHWVDYPEAERELAIVKSRVPDISAKLSQQVVRFVQALRDQDFYKSPGVAETIDWATALTELDARSLTPQLVGDTLGALLKYQDDIARMQGDTLQKVLKDATSEN, from the coding sequence ATGAGTGCATCGGCGCTGCCCACATCCGTCGATGGCATGCTCGAGCTGTTGACCTCGCGCGGCTATCTGGCTGAGCGGTCGCTGGCGACGGTGACCTATCTGTCGCTGCGCATGGGCCGGCCGCTGTTTCTCGAGGGCGAGGCTGGCGTCGGCAAGACCGAAATCGCAAAAGTTCTGTCGGCGGCGCTCGGGCGCAAGCTGATCCGCCTGCAATGCTACGAAGGGCTGGACGTCGCCTCCGCCGTCTATGAGTGGAGCAGCGCGGCGCAGATGATAGCGATCCGCCTGGCGGAAGCCGCCGGCGATACCGACCGCGATCAATTGTCCTCAGATATTTTTGCCGAGCGCTTTCTGATCAAGCGTCCGCTGCTGCAGGCGCTGGAGCCTGATGTTGCCGGTGCGCCGGTGCTTTTGATCGACGAACTCGACCGCGCCGACGAGGCGTTCGAGGCGTATCTTCTGGAAATCCTCAGCGACTTCCAGGTCACGATTCCCGAATTCGGCACCATCAAGGCGCCGCAGCCGCCGATCGTCATCATCACCTCGAACCGCACCCGCGAGATCCACGACGCGCTGAAGCGCCGCTGCCTCTATCACTGGGTCGACTATCCCGAGGCTGAGCGCGAACTGGCAATCGTCAAGTCGCGCGTGCCTGATATTTCCGCAAAGCTGTCGCAGCAGGTCGTGCGCTTCGTGCAGGCGCTGCGCGACCAGGATTTCTACAAGTCGCCGGGCGTCGCCGAAACCATCGACTGGGCCACCGCGCTGACCGAACTCGACGCCCGCTCGCTGACGCCGCAACTGGTCGGCGACACCCTGGGCGCGCTGCTGAAATACCAGGACGACATCGCGCGCATGCAGGGCGACACGCTGCAGAAGGTTTTGAAGGACGCGACGAGCGAGAATTAG
- a CDS encoding helix-turn-helix transcriptional regulator has translation MSVTLEANNLLGSYLRDRRTRLDPAALGFAVGRRRTPGLRREEVAQRANISPTWYTWLEQGRGGAPSPDVLNRIARALMLTDIEREHLFLLGLGRPPEVRYTATEGVTPRLQRLLDALDASPALIKTATWDVVAWNRAAAAVLTDYGQLPPGQRNILRLIFGDPRVRAAQYDWDSVARFVVGAFRADAARAGAVSEVGQLVDELCRLSPEFEALWRDNNVNVYGEGIKRLRHPILGQITLEYSAFAVDGRPDLGMIVYNPVTRSDADRIRSLVTSLPVQA, from the coding sequence ATCAGCGTGACGCTCGAAGCCAACAATCTGCTCGGAAGCTATCTCAGGGATCGCCGCACCCGGCTTGATCCGGCCGCTCTCGGTTTTGCGGTGGGGCGCCGGCGGACGCCGGGGCTGCGCCGGGAGGAGGTCGCCCAGCGCGCCAACATCAGCCCGACCTGGTACACTTGGCTGGAGCAGGGCCGGGGCGGGGCTCCTTCGCCTGATGTGTTGAACCGGATCGCCCGCGCGCTGATGCTGACCGACATTGAGCGCGAACATCTCTTCCTGCTCGGGCTAGGGCGTCCACCCGAGGTCCGCTACACGGCGACCGAAGGCGTAACGCCGCGTTTGCAGCGCCTGCTCGATGCGCTCGATGCCAGTCCCGCCTTGATCAAGACGGCCACCTGGGATGTCGTTGCCTGGAATCGCGCGGCGGCTGCGGTGCTGACCGACTATGGCCAGCTTCCTCCCGGCCAGCGCAACATCCTCCGCCTCATCTTCGGCGATCCCCGGGTGCGGGCTGCGCAATATGATTGGGACAGCGTGGCGCGTTTCGTGGTCGGCGCGTTCAGGGCGGACGCCGCCCGCGCCGGGGCCGTTTCCGAAGTCGGCCAACTCGTCGACGAGCTTTGCCGGCTCAGCCCAGAATTCGAAGCCTTGTGGCGCGACAACAACGTCAACGTTTACGGCGAAGGCATCAAGCGCCTGCGCCATCCGATCCTCGGGCAGATCACGCTGGAATATTCGGCGTTCGCGGTCGATGGCCGGCCGGACCTCGGCATGATCGTCTACAATCCGGTCACGCGATCGGATGCCGACCGCATCAGGTCGCTCGTCACATCGCTTCCGGTGCAGGCGTGA
- a CDS encoding xanthine dehydrogenase family protein subunit M, with product MYEFKYHRPSTVRQAANLLVKNEDAKVIAGGHTLVPVMKQRLASPPHLVDLSHIEGLDAIEMKGRSLVIGATARHAAVATSSIVGEAIPALAELAGGIGDPAVRHKGTIGGSLANNDPTADYPAAVLALGATIVTNKRRLKAEEFFQGLFTTSLESDEIITKVMFPLPKKAAYIKFRNQASRYALVGVFVAKRPSDVRVAITGAGSDGVFRATAFEEALKKRFSHKVLDGISVPSEGLNSDLHGSAEYRAHLIGVLTRRAVEAATAK from the coding sequence ATGTACGAATTCAAATATCATCGTCCGTCGACCGTGCGGCAGGCCGCCAATCTCCTGGTGAAGAACGAAGACGCCAAGGTGATCGCTGGCGGCCACACGCTGGTGCCGGTCATGAAGCAGCGCCTCGCCAGCCCGCCGCATCTGGTCGACCTCTCCCATATCGAAGGGCTCGACGCCATCGAGATGAAGGGCCGTTCGCTGGTGATCGGCGCGACCGCCAGGCATGCGGCCGTGGCGACGTCGTCGATTGTCGGCGAAGCCATTCCGGCGCTGGCCGAACTTGCGGGCGGAATCGGCGACCCCGCGGTGCGTCATAAAGGCACGATCGGCGGCTCGCTCGCCAATAACGACCCGACCGCGGATTATCCTGCAGCCGTGCTCGCGCTCGGCGCCACCATCGTCACCAACAAGCGCCGCCTCAAGGCGGAGGAATTCTTCCAGGGCCTGTTCACGACGTCGCTCGAAAGCGACGAGATCATCACCAAGGTGATGTTCCCGCTGCCGAAGAAAGCGGCTTACATCAAGTTTCGCAACCAGGCTTCGCGCTACGCACTGGTCGGCGTGTTCGTCGCCAAGCGTCCGTCGGATGTGCGCGTTGCCATCACCGGCGCGGGCTCGGACGGCGTGTTCCGCGCCACTGCGTTCGAGGAAGCGCTGAAGAAGCGTTTCTCGCACAAGGTGCTGGACGGCATCTCGGTGCCGTCCGAAGGGCTGAACAGCGATCTGCACGGCAGCGCCGAATATCGCGCGCATCTGATCGGCGTGCTGACGCGCCGCGCCGTCGAAGCCGCGACGGCGAAGTAA
- a CDS encoding carboxymuconolactone decarboxylase family protein — translation MDDNQRRDDGMAQRRKVLGNEWVDKSIKNRNAFNTDFQDLITRYAWGDIWTRPHFDHRTRRVLVIGTMVALGQWDEFRLHVRAALAEGGFTPDDIKEILLQQAIYCGVPAANHAVKEANAIIAEMGLLKS, via the coding sequence ATGGACGACAACCAACGCCGCGACGATGGCATGGCGCAGCGCCGAAAAGTGCTCGGCAATGAATGGGTCGACAAGTCGATCAAAAATCGCAACGCGTTCAATACCGATTTCCAGGACCTGATCACCCGCTATGCCTGGGGCGATATCTGGACCCGGCCGCATTTCGACCACCGCACCCGCCGCGTGCTTGTCATCGGCACCATGGTGGCGCTCGGACAATGGGATGAATTCCGCCTGCATGTGCGCGCGGCACTGGCCGAAGGCGGATTCACGCCCGACGACATCAAGGAAATCCTGCTGCAGCAGGCGATCTATTGCGGCGTGCCGGCGGCCAACCACGCAGTGAAGGAAGCGAACGCGATCATCGCCGAAATGGGCTTGCTGAAGAGCTAG
- a CDS encoding XdhC family protein, with translation MKLETLTQVNAERAERRPVIVVTDVANGEQRLVKAKDIATDPLSTELSKQLRMGKSGMIESGGKKLFLNVYAPTARLVIVGAVHISQALAPLARSLDYDVTVVDPRTAFASPERFPDVPLIAEWPDVALPPLNVDHYTAFVALTHDPKIDDPALLHAFERDCFYIGALGSRKTHAKRAERLKAQGASDSDIARIHAPIGLSIGAVSPSEIAVAVMAEITAELRLPKETAKVQAA, from the coding sequence GTGAAATTGGAAACTCTTACGCAGGTTAATGCCGAGCGCGCCGAGCGTCGTCCGGTCATCGTGGTGACCGATGTCGCCAATGGCGAGCAGCGATTGGTGAAGGCCAAGGACATCGCTACCGATCCCCTGAGCACTGAGCTTTCCAAGCAGCTCCGCATGGGCAAGAGCGGCATGATCGAGTCCGGTGGCAAAAAGCTGTTTCTCAACGTCTACGCGCCGACCGCGCGGCTCGTGATCGTCGGCGCGGTTCATATCAGCCAGGCCTTGGCGCCGCTGGCGCGTTCGCTCGATTACGACGTGACGGTGGTGGACCCGCGCACGGCCTTTGCGAGCCCCGAGCGCTTTCCCGACGTGCCGCTGATCGCGGAATGGCCCGACGTGGCGCTGCCGCCGCTCAATGTCGATCATTACACGGCGTTCGTCGCGCTGACGCATGATCCGAAGATCGACGATCCGGCGCTGTTGCACGCTTTTGAGCGCGACTGCTTCTATATCGGCGCGCTGGGCTCGCGAAAAACCCATGCCAAGCGCGCCGAGCGGTTGAAGGCGCAGGGCGCGTCCGACTCCGACATCGCGCGCATCCATGCGCCGATCGGGCTTTCCATCGGTGCGGTATCGCCGTCGGAGATTGCGGTCGCGGTCATGGCCGAGATCACCGCCGAGCTGCGGCTGCCGAAAGAAACCGCGAAGGTACAGGCGGCATGA